Part of the Impatiens glandulifera chromosome 8, dImpGla2.1, whole genome shotgun sequence genome is shown below.
aggcgataaaaatataaaaaaaataaatttaataaaaaataataataataattttaattttatcttttcacATATCTCGTAACATAATTTTTTCTGAATGAACCTCTtatcttgtgaccttacactttcaattTGGtcgattcatattttttaaccattttcaattgACACTGACCTATTATTCATCAGCAGACCATATCtcaaatctcaatcacacttggttaaaaaattatacttgtttttgttaagtgacaagtttgaaacatacatataacatttttaattttatttttaaccgttttaagtttataaatgagTTAACCTAccatccgacccaagtataaatttactctcacatatatatcaaaattaaccagcaatccggacactttaaaattaggcataattatatatatagagagaaaataattagttaaaaagttgaacttatattgttaaatgtctcgcgttaatcaaatttagtgttgaattatttagtattgaatttaaaatataaaatcttattaacctatttggttaaaaaatttatttattttgactcaaatatcaatttactctcatatatatatatctaaattaaccatatttataactataatatgataatataaaagagaaaattagtgaatatatttttttatgaatatatttcCCACTCTCTATCTTTACTCTATATAAATAGTGAGTTAATTAAATGTAAttgattgaatttttaatacatttgataagaaaatgaaataaataaatattaacttctaataaTAAGAAAAGGGACAAATAAGGagagaatttatatatatatatatatatattattttattttattaatttatttatttttaaaacacataaataaatattaacttttaataataagaaaaggGACAAAATAAGAAGGagagaatttatatatatatatattattttattttattgatttatttatttttttctattattacttatttttaaaacacataaataaataaattattaatcatatatatatatataaattattagagagataaataattaattaaataaaaaaagaatttttatatttaatttttattctcttaaatatatatttattaaatataatatatatattttaaaatctatatttaatataatatatatattttaaaacttatatttataaattaataagtaaagtgagataaattatttatgaaaagagaaaaaaagaaaaataaattattaataatgataaaagagaaaaattattaatagaagagaaaagagaataataaaacattaagaTTATTAAGATTATGTTAAGTCATCAAACTTAGTTATTCTTCCACATCAGTTCAAATCTTTAGCTCcccataattattatatatatatatattgtaatgttaaaaatttatattattataaagacataaaatataaagaataataaatatattgttgattttatatatttaattgtgtttatattgtTCGGGATCGAATTTGAGTGAGATCGAGACGAAAGGGAGGTGTGACCCAAATACTATCatcgggaaatttgacgaaacgACTCTAAAGAATGACTTATTTGCATCCGTGGTCACCCCTTAATTTTTATTactctggtgaccactttatttttttttgacgaaaatacgCCTATTGCGTATTTGAGTAAAAGAATTATTGCAAAATGAAAagttttgagtatttatataaaaaaaattctctttcGCGAAACTCGAAGTCCCTTCGGACACGCTTCTTCGTAAACCGAAATTCATCAAATTCACAAAGGACATtttcgttaaaaaaatataaattaaagtgaTCACGagagaggaaaaaaaaaattaaggagtGACCTACAAATATTTCTTCTTCGGAAATATAATTGGCATTAAGTATTGTCTCCTCCGATTTCTTATTTGGTTGAAGCTCTAATTTGAGTTGTTTTCATCAATTATAGAGTTTCAACTTTGAATTGTACGAAATTAGTCTCGAAAATTTTAGTAACTTGAGACTTTGCCCAAAAAGCATCTATTTGGAGTTCGATTACGAGTGGAGAACTGAATGTGGGAAAGAATTGACGACGATGGCGAGTAAATCTTCAACGGAGGTTTCTTCATACAATCGTACTGTTCTCCGATCAGCTACTGCGTCAAGACTCCTTCTCATTTCACTCATCGTTCTATGGAGATCTGTTCTCAGACCATACGACACCTCCGCCAATATTAACGCTACCTGCCTCTCTTCCTCCGCCGCCCCCAGTCAAATTGTATTCCCTCGCGTCGCCGCTCTGATCGAAAACAGCATCGTTTGGGACAGCGTCTACTTCGTTCGAATAGCGCAGTGCGGATACGAGTACGAGCAATCCTACGCCTTCTTACCCCTTCTCCCCATATGTATGTCGACTATTACACGAACAGGTTGGTCAATTCTTTTGTATCTATGTTTTTTGGGATTCAAACTCGAATTTCTTATCAGTTCTGCTCTATTTCAGTTTTTCTCCCGTTGGTTCCTTTATTTGGACATCGAGCTGTTCTTGGATTATCTGGCTATGTCATCAACAACATTGCTTTTATCTTTTCCGCGCTCTACCTCTACAGGTCGGTTTCATGTTAATAATTGTAACATCTTTTATGTTATCAGTATGTATTTTCACTGTTCTGCTTCCTAACAGGCTTTCAGTTGTTATTTTGAAGGACCGAGATGCAGCTTTGAGAGCTtcacttttgttttgtttcaatCCAGCATCAATATTCTATTCATCAATGTATGTTTCTTGTACCTTTTTTCATGAAACTAAGAGAAGGACTAGCTTATATAGAGTTGTATTACCCTCTATATCTTGCTTGCAGATATTCTGAAAGCCTGTATTCTCTGCTATCCCTTGGAGGCTTGTATGCTTTACTCTCCGGTGCAGATAACGCTGCAACACTTGTGTTTTCTTTCTCGGGGTGTGCAAGGTCGAATGGTGTGGTTAATGCTGGCTATATTTGTTATCAAACAATGCATCGTGCTTACCGTGCCATCTTTCACAAGAAGGATTGTCGTGTAagtacttgtttttattttggattAGTTTGAATTACATGATCATTGAACCCAACTATCCCCACCTGTAATCCACAGATGTATGCTCTCAATTTGCACATAATCCTCTTTTGATGTTGATTATGACCTCTCTTGAGGAGTGAGGTTGAATAGGCCATCACAATTAATCCTCGATAGTTACCTAATTTGTGATGACATAATAATGATTTTGACTAGAAAATCCTGTAGATAGTAGAATGTTTTCTTGTTAGTTTTGGTATAACTGTATCTTGGGTGTGTTgataaaactataaattaagTGCTTAATGttgaatactgaattttaagtGTGGAATTAGTTAAATGTCTTGAAAAGTGAATattgaataaaccaaatgaaaatatctaGGTCTTAAGAACTTGAGATGTAAGCTGATTCGATAAAATATGGAACTAATgttgaaaaacaatttattacCCTTGTAGTGACgtaattttactaattttatggGGAAAAGTCGTCTTTTGATGCTTTTACTATATTTTACTAAGTTAAGTCATTCATAACTTACctaattaaaacatattttttagcttaatttgagttgaatctAATAATTGAGTGATTTTAAACAACCATtatcaaattaacttaattcGAATAAGCACTTAATCATTTAGATTAAGTGATAAGCTAAGATCAATTactgaaatttaatattttttgctTCTTTTACTTATTCTTTCATCATTTATGTTCTTTGATTGTACGATTACAGTGTTTTGTTTTAGTTCTTATAATTGCATTATTTCTCTTAAGATGTTGAGCGAATGATTCTTCCCATCATTTTTGTCCTGATATGTTTCTATTGTTTGTTAACAGTCCATGCAGTTTCACATGACCGTTCAATCTTTTAGCAGATAGATAGCTGTTCTCTTTTTTCATTGAGTGTAACATTATTCTCTGTATTTCAATTCACTTTTTGAAAGCCTTTCGTCTAGTTTTTCTCTTTCTGGTCAGTTTGATCACTACATTCTTCTGGGATGGCATCCTTATTAGTTTGTTATTTTTGCTAGCTTGCCGTGCAGGTTCTTGCAGTTGGAGCCTTACGTTGTCTGTGTATTTTCGTTCCTTTTATTGCGTTTCAAGCATTTGGTTACTACAATATTTGTCTTGGACATTCTACTGATAAGATGAGGCCTTGGTGCAAAAAAAGAATACCTCTGCTATACAATTTCATTCAAAGTCACTACTGGTTAGTTTAATGTTGTTTCTGCTATATCATTTTGTCCTGTATCTGTGgctttgttttaaataaaaattgtgattATGGATATTTGAATACATTGTTTCTGTCAGGGGAGTTGGGTTTCTCAAGTATTTCCAACTAAGACAGTTGCCAAATTTTCTCCTAGCTTCTCCAATATTGTTCTTAGCTCTTTCTACAATATTCCACTATGTAAAACAAAGACCAGAAGTTTTTTTCTCACTGGGACTCCTCCAATGTTCTAATGTGGATGAAGATTTCCAGCCTAAACAATTagctgaaaaagagaaaatagttTCAGGAAGTGGTAAGTCGTCACAAGGTACTTTTACTTTCAAGTTAGTTAAATGAAGCTGTCATGTTATTGTTAATTATAAACTTCATCTGAGAGAGCAGCAGGGAAGAATGTTTTCATTTGGAAACACCATATCTGTCGGTTTTTTCATCTGGTGTAGATCAAATGGGATCACATTTGGTAACATGATGTTTATTAACTTGTTGTGAAACAGATTAAAAATTTCATCAACAGTTTCTCTACCGGTTTCAAATTCAGGCCATTTTCATATGCTGTGTAACAGAAATTATGTTCTTCATAAGAAGAAACActattttgttggattttttttttcatctggGTGTGGATTCAGATGGGATCACATTTGGAAACAGGATGTTTATTAACTTGTGAGTGAAACAgattcaaaaatttattaacaGTTTCTCTACCAGTTTCAAATTCAGGCATTCACACCTTCTTGAAGTTCTGTACATCTCCTTGTTTTGCTGTTCATTTAGTATTTGCTTGTAACAGAAAATTCTGTTCTTCATAAACGGAAGCAAAAGAGGCAGATAGAAGATTTTAATGTAAATGCGATGCAGCATCAGATCGCAGACGAACAGGAATGTGTTCCCAATGTCATTCTTCCTTTTGTCTTTCACCTGGGCTTCATGGTAGCTACTGCCTTTTTTGTCATGCATGTTCAGGTAAGTTTGAAACTTAGAgccatatattttttttaatgaaaaagtatgttatttgagttaaatgactaaaatatcgtttactttttaataaaaaagaagttcATTTTGCTTCCTCAACTTGCATTAAAAGCCCGTTTTGCATGCGATGAGATTTAAGCCATTTTTAAAGTTCAGGAAGCAAAACTAGTATACTTTATATTCTATCCATTTAtcatatttcaaaatgttataaataaaatgaaggtattttagtatttaactGATGAAATGAgttaaatccaaataactctTATAACAGGTCTCGACCCGATTCTTGTCAGCAAGTCCGCCTCTCTATTGGTTTGCCACGTATATAGCTCGTGTTAGCAAGAGATGGGGATATATGATTTGGGCATATTCCGCAGCCTATATTCTTCTTGGAAGTTTACTCTTTTCCAACTTCTACCCTTTCACGTAAATTACTATCATCTTCTTTAAGTTTTGTCAAGTTCTCGGTTTGATCGAATCTTCCATGGTTGTAAAAGCTTGGCTAATAGGCGCCTACATGGAGATTTGGGGTTTCATTCTAATTCTGCATGATTGAATGTCTAATGCTATATTCTTTATTATGAAATTCAATTTTGATTCAGGTTAgcaattttatgtatttatttgggaaatttgacgaaatgaccctgaTAATGGGTCTAATTCGAAAAATGGACAACGATTCATAAACCTTGCAAAATTGAGATTTTCACCCTGCGAAATGTCTGTCTTGCATCTCTCGCGCTTACTTATCGCTCATTAACACGATTTACCACATATATGATACATGTAAAACGTGTGAGTCCATAAATGCGTTTTACATGAAACGCGTATTTGGTAAAATgcgtatttttattaaacacatTTTACCACAATTTTGTTTCATATAAAACGTGTTTATGGACTCACTCGTATTACATGAAACATGATTATCGTAAAATGCGTCTTTCATAGTATATTAACTTAATTTGCtcctcattttaaaataattctttctattcACGActtcctctttttttttctaatccACGACTCTACTCTCCAACTTCGTTCAAATCAGTTCAACATCATCATCGATCAACTCTCATCATCGTTCGTCGTCTGTTTCTTTGTTCCCATATTCAGGTGAGTTTATGGTTTAAGTTTTATGTGTAATGGTTTAAGTTTTATGTGTAATGTTCTTATTATTCTAGTGTTTATATCGATGGATATTGATGAATAATCCTTAACTTAACTTTTAGGGTTTATgtgtaatgtttttattattttggcatttatatgaatttatgtatgtgtaatgttcttattattctaacatttatgtgtatatatatggATGGATAATCCTTAGCTTTTTGGGTTTATGTGTATATGATGTTGTTTATCAAATTTCTTCACTCACACGTATTATATCAATGTATTGTAATGTTCTTATTCTGTATAATGCATGGTTTAGGTTTTATAATAATTGTGTATTGCTATTTCACGAGCATTGTACGGATGtactttatttgaattgtttGTTAGTGTTTTATCCAATTTTTGATGTTGCTTACTTGAGTTGTTATTTTTACTCCAATGTTGTTCCTTTTTTATAAATGGAGTCGACCATAATTTATGAGTTTGTTGATAGAGTCTCATGCAAAAACAATATCTCAAACCTTGCCATCAAGTTTGCTGCAATAGATCTAATAGAAATGATAGAGCAAACCCAATTCTGATTTTTATTCAAAGGATCCACGTTATTGTGGTTCTCAGGAACGATAATCCCATCAAATGTTCCTCAGGAAAacaacttaaattttaaattctatgTAGATGAAGTTCCTCGTGAATGGAGAGGAGCTGTGCTTCAGGATGAAGGAGTTTGCTTTGATCACATacctcaattttgggagattccccGCAGTGaaaaccattttcaatcaaattGAAGAATATCCACCTTTggttgtaaaatattttaaaaataacatgatTGTTAGAATATGAGACATTCACTCAAGATTTGTGTTCTACTCTAATAAAGAACATGTATGAAAGTTGAGACTTATATACCTGGTTTACCATTATTTCGTCGCCCTTGACCTAAGaaggataataaatatcaaactccTCAGCATTGTCGAGGACATCGACACTTTCCTCCAATTTCTATGTAATTCCACAAACACATCCACATATTCCTCCTTCAATCTTCTCCAGCTATGTTCTCCTCTAGTGTTACTGATAATATGCCCAACTATTTTTGTAGTTGAAGGAAAGTGTCGATGTCCTCGACCATTCTAAggagtttgatatttattatcatcATTGAATCAAGGGCGAAAAGATAATGACAAACCATATATACCAGCCCCAACTTCCATGCATCTTCTTTATCAGAGCAGGACAATCTTGAGTGAAGATCTCCTGTTCTAACAAtcatattacttttaaaatattttacaactaAAGATGTACATTCTTTAACTTGATTGAAAATGGTTTCCACTACAGGGAATCTTCCAAAATTAAGGCATGTGATCAAGACAAAGACAAACTCCTTCATCCCGAAGCACAACTCCTCTCCATTCACGAGGAACTTCATCGGTAGAGAATTTAAGATTCTCTTTCTGAGGAGAATTTGATGGATTATTGTTCATGAGAACTGCAGTAACGTGAATCCTTTGAATAAAATTCGGAATTGTGTTTGCTCTACCATTTCCATTAGATCCATTGCAACAAACTTGGTGACAATTATTGAGATATTGGTTTTCCATGAGACCATACCAATAAACTCAGAAATTATGGTCGACTCTATCTACAAAAAAAGAACAACATTGGCATAAGAATAACAACTCAAGTAAGCAACATAAAATAATACGCGGAAATTTGATAAAACATTAACaaacaattcaaataaagtaTATACGTACAATACATATACATACAATGCTCGTGAAATAGTAATACACAGTtattataaaccctaaaccattcaTGAATgcaaaataagaacattacaATACGCTAATATAATACGTGTGAATGAAGAATATTGGAAAAACAACATCATATACACACATAAATCCTAAAAGCTACATAAACCCTAAAAGCTAAGAATTATCCATCAATATccatccatatatatattacacatACATAAACTCTAAAAACTAAGGATTATCcatcaatatatatacacataaacgccagaataataagaaaattacaCATTAACCCTAAAAGCTAAGCTAAGGattatccatcaatataaacgTCAAAACAATAAGAACATTacacataaaccctaaactcacTTGAATATAAGAACGAAAAGACGACGATGAATGATGATGAGAGTTGATCGATGATGATGTTGAACTGATTTGAACAAAGTTGGTGAGTCGTGAAAGTTGGAGAGTAGAGTCATGGGTTAGATAGAGAGAGAGGGCACGTCTTgaatagaaagaattattttaaaatgaggggcaaattaagtttatatacTATAAAAGATGCATTTTACGACAATCGCGTTTAATGTAAAATGCGTGAGTTCATAAACGCGTTTTACATGAAACTAGATTGTGACAAAATGCGTATAATGAAAATATGCATTTTACCACATACATGTTTCATGTAAAATGCGTTTACGGACTCACGCGTTTTACATGAAGTGCATATGTGATAAATCGCGTTAATGAGCGGTAAGTGGGCGCGAGAGGGGCAAGACGGACATTTCGCAAGGCGAAAATCCCATTTTTGTAGGGTTTATGAAGCGTGTCCATTTTTTGAATTAGACCAATTATCAtgatcatttcgtcaaattttccatttatttaataaaaaaacacagaatgtaatttaattattatgattttatattattaattatattctttCTCTGGAAATTGTTTCACtcatatttgatatttattaattaaatattatattctttggttaataattaaattataataataataataataataatagtgaagTATCAATTGACATAAGGCTTGAATATAAGGGTGCAGAACAAAGTTTCGactgaaaaaatattaaatgtagatttatacaataataaaattagggTGATTATATCATTGTTACTCAAATTCCAAGTCTAACccaaacttaaaatattaatttaagtgaattaatttaatttgtgttGAATTGAATTTGAGTTGAGGTAGAGTTACTCAAATTACacaaattcattattttctacTTCTTTAAAGATAAGAGATGAAAATATCGACAACCAATCAAATGCTGACAAATGACAACATTTAATCAAATGACATTGGTTGTGGTTGTGATGTATCCTATGACTTGATTTTGGTTTTGATCTCCATGACCAACATCATGACCTATTATTTGATCATGGATAAGAATATCTCATTAGTTCTATAATTCACATTGTTCACACACGATGGGATCCTATTCCGTTCACAAAAATGGGCAAaagagtaaaataattttatttagttttttagaaaatgattatTTAGCCCTTATATGAGGAAAAAAGAGGGGACATAAGATCCTATCTTGGTGGGACCTACACTCAAtaaggataaaaaattaaaaacttattaataataatttatgcaTATATTTTGGTCATAGAGAATAAATAACTCATCTCTTTAATacatagtttaattaaaaaaataaatttatcaattaaagccatttatcataattaaagccttatttattcattttaattattatttttcataaattaaaatttattaactaaaatattaaaatatttttaaacgaattaaaaatatgttaaacggataaaaaaacgtattaaatatttcataaacgAGCTATATAAACGAACCAAAACGTAGTAAATATATCAAAAGTGTGTTAAAATGgaccaaaaatatattaaatgggTCAAAGACGTAATAAACGGATCAAAATTAGTTAGTAtttgttaaacatatcaaatatTGGTTAaacgaattaaaaaaatgttgatcgaatcaaaaacgtattaaacattataaaataaatcaaatatttttaaatagtaacgaattaaaaacataaataatatgttaaaactaaaatttagtttgaattattaaaactatattCAATCCAactcatattaataaataatattaattcacTGTGTGTTAAGGTTTAGTTTCCTGATCAAATTTGTCACCCCTACTTATTATAAAAAGTAGCTGAAAATgtaatattgatttatttatataatgtcaGGTTATATTGATATtctatgaaataaataattaatggtTTATTGATATTAAGTGTTTAtggtaatttattaataatttataattaaaaataagtattattataaattttataattaatgcataactaacaataaaatttaacatattaatacataaataaataataaattgaaccaaaatataattacatacctaaaaataaaaaattattgatgaatataaataat
Proteins encoded:
- the LOC124911408 gene encoding GPI mannosyltransferase 2 isoform X2, with the translated sequence MASKSSTEVSSYNRTVLRSATASRLLLISLIVLWRSVLRPYDTSANINATCLSSSAAPSQIVFPRVAALIENSIVWDSVYFVRIAQCGYEYEQSYAFLPLLPICMSTITRTVFLPLVPLFGHRAVLGLSGYVINNIAFIFSALYLYRLSVVILKDRDAALRASLLFCFNPASIFYSSIYSESLYSLLSLGGLYALLSGADNAATLVFSFSGCARSNGVVNAGYICYQTMHRAYRAIFHKKDCRVLAVGALRCLCIFVPFIAFQAFGYYNICLGHSTDKMRPWCKKRIPLLYNFIQSHYWGVGFLKYFQLRQLPNFLLASPILFLALSTIFHYVKQRPEVFFSLGLLQCSNVDEDFQPKQLAEKEKIVSGSGKSSQENSVLHKRKQKRQIEDFNVNAMQHQIADEQECVPNVILPFVFHLGFMVATAFFVMHVQVSTRFLSASPPLYWFATYIARVSKRWGYMIWAYSAAYILLGSLLFSNFYPFT
- the LOC124911408 gene encoding GPI mannosyltransferase 2 isoform X1; this encodes MASKSSTEVSSYNRTVLRSATASRLLLISLIVLWRSVLRPYDTSANINATCLSSSAAPSQIVFPRVAALIENSIVWDSVYFVRIAQCGYEYEQSYAFLPLLPICMSTITRTVFLPLVPLFGHRAVLGLSGYVINNIAFIFSALYLYRLSVVILKDRDAALRASLLFCFNPASIFYSSIYSESLYSLLSLGGLYALLSGADNAATLVFSFSGCARSNGVVNAGYICYQTMHRAYRAIFHKKDCRLAVQVLAVGALRCLCIFVPFIAFQAFGYYNICLGHSTDKMRPWCKKRIPLLYNFIQSHYWGVGFLKYFQLRQLPNFLLASPILFLALSTIFHYVKQRPEVFFSLGLLQCSNVDEDFQPKQLAEKEKIVSGSGKSSQENSVLHKRKQKRQIEDFNVNAMQHQIADEQECVPNVILPFVFHLGFMVATAFFVMHVQVSTRFLSASPPLYWFATYIARVSKRWGYMIWAYSAAYILLGSLLFSNFYPFT
- the LOC124911408 gene encoding GPI mannosyltransferase 2 isoform X3, whose product is MASKSSTEVSSYNRTVLRSATASRLLLISLIVLWRSVLRPYDTSANINATCLSSSAAPSQIVFPRVAALIENSIVWDSVYFVRIAQCGYEYEQSYAFLPLLPICMSTITRTVFLPLVPLFGHRAVLGLSGYVINNIAFIFSALYLYRLSVVILKDRDAALRASLLFCFNPASIFYSSIYSESLYSLLSLGGLYALLSGADNAATLVFSFSGCARSNGVVNAGYICYQTMHRAYRAIFHKKDCRLAVQVLAVGALRCLCIFVPFIAFQAFGYYNICLGHSTDKMRPWCKKRIPLLYNFIQSHYWGVGFLKYFQLRQLPNFLLASPILFLALSTIFHYVKQRPEVFFSLGLLQCSNVDEDFQPKQLAEKEKIVSGSENSVLHKRKQKRQIEDFNVNAMQHQIADEQECVPNVILPFVFHLGFMVATAFFVMHVQVSTRFLSASPPLYWFATYIARVSKRWGYMIWAYSAAYILLGSLLFSNFYPFT